The following proteins come from a genomic window of Daphnia carinata strain CSIRO-1 chromosome 6, CSIRO_AGI_Dcar_HiC_V3, whole genome shotgun sequence:
- the LOC130690019 gene encoding inactive dipeptidyl peptidase 10-like isoform X2 — translation MNSGISSGPHGGDDSPDREKNALYELVASAPSRKNWKGMLIAICVIVAILGCILASVIVMTPMDDGPRVKGSRFSLDDVLGDKFQPLTFNGSWLKNNQLLLTDANDNLQILDAPSGTLQPLLFNESIPVPPGSKFSLSPDNRFLLLTTNYKKKPASSEEFEAKVYDLSTGIVYPIPFASPDERVPIQAAMWSPSTRSGALVYCHQNDIYYIPDVTVDQTERLTSDGSFNGISNGIPDWTYRAMSKQPALWFSESGDRLSYITFNDTAVPEIRLPIYSEPDSFELYTEQVIIRYPTPSSTIPRVSLHVVDLMEKDIVKQLRPPLSIRDQEYYLTMVKWVNDQRICAIWTLRSQNVSLISFCDAGPWHCQTVSTIESGLKGWLDVGADMLFHPDGNSFLHLAPVQIDHTEEYFTNIVMVDAVKRHSWPVTQYKSEIHRLLGWDTNNGRNLVYYAASAERGKSKRQMYKVEINGQKADHNTVECLTCSILARHLEEPPTLSSPSPSPGSRSASSKSQLKLSIYSNFTSSHPHQYHANSSCHYSNAILSPSLEYYVHECLGPSIPYVEVRSLPANKLVKLLQTNQQLHEDSLDKAFPRKIQLKVPLLVDNTPWKRSKPDYVAVELYLPPGLKEEESTVYPLLVWTSDEPSTVSITEEWKIDWATYMASSRDVIVAKIDLHGSQGSGLLLRNSIYRQPGVLESVDLIQTTKILQETFPFISPIKTALIGAHYGGFLSIYTLANDPGAVFGCAVAISPVSSWKTLAAPYAERYLGLLSERDGQRHYFEADLTTCTKNLHTKKLFILHGTLEEKFHATHSMLIAKNLIEKRFSFQQQLYPDANYQSMLRNAQMYESIDKFLNGCYDGREMPELDNTLHKGE, via the exons atGAACTCCGGAATTTCAAGCGGGCCTCATGGAGGTGACGACAGCCCTGACAGGGAGAAAAATGCCCTTTAC GAATTGGTTGCATCGGCTCCCAGTCGGAAGAATTGGAAAGGAATGCTTATCGCCATCTGTGTCATTGTTGCCATACTCG GTTGCATTCTGGCTTCGGTTATTGTGATGACTCCGATGGATGATGGACCCCGTGTAAAAG GATCGAGATTTTCCTTAGACGATGTGCTAGGCGACAAATTCCAGCCTTTGACATTCAACGGATCTTGGTTAAAAAATAACCAGCTGCTGCTTACCGACGCAAATGATAATCTGCAAATTTTGGATGCTCCCAGTGGCACGCTCCAACCTCTTTTATTCAACGAATCCATC CCTGTGCCGCCGggatcaaaattttctttatcgcCGGATAACAGATTTCTCCTCCTCACAACAAACTACAAAAAG AAACCGGCAAGCAGCGAAGAATTCGAGGCGAAAGTTTACGATCTTTCCACAGG AATTGTTTATCCCATACCATTCGCCTCTCCGGATGAACGTGTGCCCATCCAGGCCGCAATGTGGAGCCCCAGTACACGCAGTGGGGCACTTGTATACTGCCACCAAAATGACATTTATTACATTCCCGATGTAACCGTGGATCAAACGGAGAGACTTACTTCAGACGGATCTTTTAATGGGATATCTAATGGCATACCCGACTGGACGTATAGAG CAATGTCCAAGCAACCAGCCCTATGGTTCTCAGAATCTGGTGATCGCTTGTCGTATATTACGTTCAACGATACTGCTGTACCTGAGATCAGACTTCCAATTTACAGCGAACCTGATTCATTTGAGTTGTACACTGAACAAGTCATTATTCGCTACCCGACG CCATCATCGACCATTCCTCGCGTTAGTTTGCACGTCGTTGATTTGATGGAGAAAGATATTGTCAAGCAATTACGTCCGCCTCTCAGCATCAGAGATCa GGAATATTACCTAACAATGGTGAAATGGGTTAACGACCAAAGAATCTGCGCAATTTGGACACTGCGCTCGCAAAATGTTTCGCTGATTTCATTTTGCGACGCTGGCCCTTGGCATTGTCAAACG GTATCCACCATCGAGAGCGGATTGAAAGGTTGGCTCGATGTTGGCGCTGATATGTTGTTCCACCCCGATGGAAATTCGTTCCTTCATTTGGCGCCAGTTCAAATTGATCACACGGAAGAATACTTTACGAACATCGTCATGGTTGACGCAGTCAAAAGACATTCGTGGCCGGTCACACAGTACAAATCGGAAATTCATCGCCTGCTCGGATGGGACACCAACAATGGGCGTAACCTTGT GTATTACGCCGCATCAGCAGAAAGAGGCAAGTCAAAAAGACAGATGTACAAAGTTGAAATCAACGGTCAAAAAGCTGATCACAACACGGTTGAATGTTTGACTTGCTCCATACTTGCTCGTCATTTGGAGGAGCCTCCCACATTATCTAGCCCTTCGCCTTCGCCCGGTtctcgatcagcttcgtccaagtCCCAATTGAAGCTTTcgatttattcaaatttcacGAGCTCACATCCTCACCAATATCACGCCAACTCTTCTTGTCATTATTCCAACGCCATACTAAGTCCAAGTCTCGAGTATTACGTGCACGAATGCTTGGGCCCCTCTATTCCATATGTGGAGGTTCGCTCCCTTCCGGCCAACAAATTAGTCAAGTTGCTTCAAACTAACCAGCAGTTGCACGAAGATTCTCTTGATAAAGCCTTCCCTCGTAAAATTCAACTTAAAGTGCCATTGCTGGTTGATAATACTCCGTGGAAGAGGAGCAAGCCGGATTACGTGGCAGTTGAACTTTACCTACCACCCGGTTTGAAAGAGGAAGAGTCGACAGTCTATCCTTTACTTGTCTGGAC ATCGGACGAGCCTTCGACTGTAAGCATCACTGAGGAATGGAAAATAGACTGG GCAACTTATATGGCCAGCAGTAGAGACGTGATTGTAGCGAAAATCGATCTACACGGATCACAAGGAAGTGGCCTTTTACTCCGCAATTCCATTTACAGGCAACCTGGAGTTTTAGAATCGGTAGATTTAATCCAAACAACAAA GATATTACAGGAAACTTTCCCGTTCATCAGCCCGATTAAGACAGCCCTAATTGGTGCCCATTACGGTGGTTTCCTTTCCATTTACACGTTGGCAAACGATCCAGGTGCAGTCTTCGGTTGTGCAGTTGCGATATCACCAGTTTCTTCATGGAAGACACTTG CTGCTCCTTACGCTGAACGTTACCTCGGCCTTTTGAGTGAACGTGACGGACAGCGGCATTATTTTGAAGCTGATTTGACTACGTGCACGAAGAATTTgcatacaaaaaaattgtttatctTACACGGAACTCTTGAAGAAAAGTTTCACGCGACTCATTCGATGCTGATCGCAAAAAATCTCAtcgaaaaaagattttcatttcaacAGCAG tTGTACCCAGACGCCAATTATCAGTCGATGTTGCGCAACGCCCAAATGTACGAGAGCATTGACAAATTCCTGAACGGCTGCTACGATGGAAGAGAAATGCCTGAGCTAGACAATACACTCCACAAAGGAGAATAA
- the LOC130690019 gene encoding inactive dipeptidyl peptidase 10-like isoform X1: MNSGISSGPHGGDDSPDREKNALYELVASAPSRKNWKGMLIAICVIVAILGCILASVIVMTPMDDGPRVKGSRFSLDDVLGDKFQPLTFNGSWLKNNQLLLTDANDNLQILDAPSGTLQPLLFNESIPVPPGSKFSLSPDNRFLLLTTNYKKKPASSEEFEAKVYDLSTGIVYPIPFASPDERVPIQAAMWSPSTRSGALVYCHQNDIYYIPDVTVDQTERLTSDGSFNGISNGIPDWTYRVMVSPAMSKQPALWFSESGDRLSYITFNDTAVPEIRLPIYSEPDSFELYTEQVIIRYPTPSSTIPRVSLHVVDLMEKDIVKQLRPPLSIRDQEYYLTMVKWVNDQRICAIWTLRSQNVSLISFCDAGPWHCQTVSTIESGLKGWLDVGADMLFHPDGNSFLHLAPVQIDHTEEYFTNIVMVDAVKRHSWPVTQYKSEIHRLLGWDTNNGRNLVYYAASAERGKSKRQMYKVEINGQKADHNTVECLTCSILARHLEEPPTLSSPSPSPGSRSASSKSQLKLSIYSNFTSSHPHQYHANSSCHYSNAILSPSLEYYVHECLGPSIPYVEVRSLPANKLVKLLQTNQQLHEDSLDKAFPRKIQLKVPLLVDNTPWKRSKPDYVAVELYLPPGLKEEESTVYPLLVWTSDEPSTVSITEEWKIDWATYMASSRDVIVAKIDLHGSQGSGLLLRNSIYRQPGVLESVDLIQTTKILQETFPFISPIKTALIGAHYGGFLSIYTLANDPGAVFGCAVAISPVSSWKTLAAPYAERYLGLLSERDGQRHYFEADLTTCTKNLHTKKLFILHGTLEEKFHATHSMLIAKNLIEKRFSFQQQLYPDANYQSMLRNAQMYESIDKFLNGCYDGREMPELDNTLHKGE, from the exons atGAACTCCGGAATTTCAAGCGGGCCTCATGGAGGTGACGACAGCCCTGACAGGGAGAAAAATGCCCTTTAC GAATTGGTTGCATCGGCTCCCAGTCGGAAGAATTGGAAAGGAATGCTTATCGCCATCTGTGTCATTGTTGCCATACTCG GTTGCATTCTGGCTTCGGTTATTGTGATGACTCCGATGGATGATGGACCCCGTGTAAAAG GATCGAGATTTTCCTTAGACGATGTGCTAGGCGACAAATTCCAGCCTTTGACATTCAACGGATCTTGGTTAAAAAATAACCAGCTGCTGCTTACCGACGCAAATGATAATCTGCAAATTTTGGATGCTCCCAGTGGCACGCTCCAACCTCTTTTATTCAACGAATCCATC CCTGTGCCGCCGggatcaaaattttctttatcgcCGGATAACAGATTTCTCCTCCTCACAACAAACTACAAAAAG AAACCGGCAAGCAGCGAAGAATTCGAGGCGAAAGTTTACGATCTTTCCACAGG AATTGTTTATCCCATACCATTCGCCTCTCCGGATGAACGTGTGCCCATCCAGGCCGCAATGTGGAGCCCCAGTACACGCAGTGGGGCACTTGTATACTGCCACCAAAATGACATTTATTACATTCCCGATGTAACCGTGGATCAAACGGAGAGACTTACTTCAGACGGATCTTTTAATGGGATATCTAATGGCATACCCGACTGGACGTATAGAG TAATGGTTTCACCAGCAATGTCCAAGCAACCAGCCCTATGGTTCTCAGAATCTGGTGATCGCTTGTCGTATATTACGTTCAACGATACTGCTGTACCTGAGATCAGACTTCCAATTTACAGCGAACCTGATTCATTTGAGTTGTACACTGAACAAGTCATTATTCGCTACCCGACG CCATCATCGACCATTCCTCGCGTTAGTTTGCACGTCGTTGATTTGATGGAGAAAGATATTGTCAAGCAATTACGTCCGCCTCTCAGCATCAGAGATCa GGAATATTACCTAACAATGGTGAAATGGGTTAACGACCAAAGAATCTGCGCAATTTGGACACTGCGCTCGCAAAATGTTTCGCTGATTTCATTTTGCGACGCTGGCCCTTGGCATTGTCAAACG GTATCCACCATCGAGAGCGGATTGAAAGGTTGGCTCGATGTTGGCGCTGATATGTTGTTCCACCCCGATGGAAATTCGTTCCTTCATTTGGCGCCAGTTCAAATTGATCACACGGAAGAATACTTTACGAACATCGTCATGGTTGACGCAGTCAAAAGACATTCGTGGCCGGTCACACAGTACAAATCGGAAATTCATCGCCTGCTCGGATGGGACACCAACAATGGGCGTAACCTTGT GTATTACGCCGCATCAGCAGAAAGAGGCAAGTCAAAAAGACAGATGTACAAAGTTGAAATCAACGGTCAAAAAGCTGATCACAACACGGTTGAATGTTTGACTTGCTCCATACTTGCTCGTCATTTGGAGGAGCCTCCCACATTATCTAGCCCTTCGCCTTCGCCCGGTtctcgatcagcttcgtccaagtCCCAATTGAAGCTTTcgatttattcaaatttcacGAGCTCACATCCTCACCAATATCACGCCAACTCTTCTTGTCATTATTCCAACGCCATACTAAGTCCAAGTCTCGAGTATTACGTGCACGAATGCTTGGGCCCCTCTATTCCATATGTGGAGGTTCGCTCCCTTCCGGCCAACAAATTAGTCAAGTTGCTTCAAACTAACCAGCAGTTGCACGAAGATTCTCTTGATAAAGCCTTCCCTCGTAAAATTCAACTTAAAGTGCCATTGCTGGTTGATAATACTCCGTGGAAGAGGAGCAAGCCGGATTACGTGGCAGTTGAACTTTACCTACCACCCGGTTTGAAAGAGGAAGAGTCGACAGTCTATCCTTTACTTGTCTGGAC ATCGGACGAGCCTTCGACTGTAAGCATCACTGAGGAATGGAAAATAGACTGG GCAACTTATATGGCCAGCAGTAGAGACGTGATTGTAGCGAAAATCGATCTACACGGATCACAAGGAAGTGGCCTTTTACTCCGCAATTCCATTTACAGGCAACCTGGAGTTTTAGAATCGGTAGATTTAATCCAAACAACAAA GATATTACAGGAAACTTTCCCGTTCATCAGCCCGATTAAGACAGCCCTAATTGGTGCCCATTACGGTGGTTTCCTTTCCATTTACACGTTGGCAAACGATCCAGGTGCAGTCTTCGGTTGTGCAGTTGCGATATCACCAGTTTCTTCATGGAAGACACTTG CTGCTCCTTACGCTGAACGTTACCTCGGCCTTTTGAGTGAACGTGACGGACAGCGGCATTATTTTGAAGCTGATTTGACTACGTGCACGAAGAATTTgcatacaaaaaaattgtttatctTACACGGAACTCTTGAAGAAAAGTTTCACGCGACTCATTCGATGCTGATCGCAAAAAATCTCAtcgaaaaaagattttcatttcaacAGCAG tTGTACCCAGACGCCAATTATCAGTCGATGTTGCGCAACGCCCAAATGTACGAGAGCATTGACAAATTCCTGAACGGCTGCTACGATGGAAGAGAAATGCCTGAGCTAGACAATACACTCCACAAAGGAGAATAA
- the LOC130690019 gene encoding inactive dipeptidyl peptidase 10-like isoform X3 has translation MAAMGEEAKFYAEEELVASAPSRKNWKGMLIAICVIVAILGCILASVIVMTPMDDGPRVKGSRFSLDDVLGDKFQPLTFNGSWLKNNQLLLTDANDNLQILDAPSGTLQPLLFNESIPVPPGSKFSLSPDNRFLLLTTNYKKKPASSEEFEAKVYDLSTGIVYPIPFASPDERVPIQAAMWSPSTRSGALVYCHQNDIYYIPDVTVDQTERLTSDGSFNGISNGIPDWTYRVMVSPAMSKQPALWFSESGDRLSYITFNDTAVPEIRLPIYSEPDSFELYTEQVIIRYPTPSSTIPRVSLHVVDLMEKDIVKQLRPPLSIRDQEYYLTMVKWVNDQRICAIWTLRSQNVSLISFCDAGPWHCQTVSTIESGLKGWLDVGADMLFHPDGNSFLHLAPVQIDHTEEYFTNIVMVDAVKRHSWPVTQYKSEIHRLLGWDTNNGRNLVYYAASAERGKSKRQMYKVEINGQKADHNTVECLTCSILARHLEEPPTLSSPSPSPGSRSASSKSQLKLSIYSNFTSSHPHQYHANSSCHYSNAILSPSLEYYVHECLGPSIPYVEVRSLPANKLVKLLQTNQQLHEDSLDKAFPRKIQLKVPLLVDNTPWKRSKPDYVAVELYLPPGLKEEESTVYPLLVWTSDEPSTVSITEEWKIDWATYMASSRDVIVAKIDLHGSQGSGLLLRNSIYRQPGVLESVDLIQTTKILQETFPFISPIKTALIGAHYGGFLSIYTLANDPGAVFGCAVAISPVSSWKTLAAPYAERYLGLLSERDGQRHYFEADLTTCTKNLHTKKLFILHGTLEEKFHATHSMLIAKNLIEKRFSFQQQLYPDANYQSMLRNAQMYESIDKFLNGCYDGREMPELDNTLHKGE, from the exons ATGGCTGCCATGGGGGAAGAGGCAAAATTCTATGCTGAAGAG GAATTGGTTGCATCGGCTCCCAGTCGGAAGAATTGGAAAGGAATGCTTATCGCCATCTGTGTCATTGTTGCCATACTCG GTTGCATTCTGGCTTCGGTTATTGTGATGACTCCGATGGATGATGGACCCCGTGTAAAAG GATCGAGATTTTCCTTAGACGATGTGCTAGGCGACAAATTCCAGCCTTTGACATTCAACGGATCTTGGTTAAAAAATAACCAGCTGCTGCTTACCGACGCAAATGATAATCTGCAAATTTTGGATGCTCCCAGTGGCACGCTCCAACCTCTTTTATTCAACGAATCCATC CCTGTGCCGCCGggatcaaaattttctttatcgcCGGATAACAGATTTCTCCTCCTCACAACAAACTACAAAAAG AAACCGGCAAGCAGCGAAGAATTCGAGGCGAAAGTTTACGATCTTTCCACAGG AATTGTTTATCCCATACCATTCGCCTCTCCGGATGAACGTGTGCCCATCCAGGCCGCAATGTGGAGCCCCAGTACACGCAGTGGGGCACTTGTATACTGCCACCAAAATGACATTTATTACATTCCCGATGTAACCGTGGATCAAACGGAGAGACTTACTTCAGACGGATCTTTTAATGGGATATCTAATGGCATACCCGACTGGACGTATAGAG TAATGGTTTCACCAGCAATGTCCAAGCAACCAGCCCTATGGTTCTCAGAATCTGGTGATCGCTTGTCGTATATTACGTTCAACGATACTGCTGTACCTGAGATCAGACTTCCAATTTACAGCGAACCTGATTCATTTGAGTTGTACACTGAACAAGTCATTATTCGCTACCCGACG CCATCATCGACCATTCCTCGCGTTAGTTTGCACGTCGTTGATTTGATGGAGAAAGATATTGTCAAGCAATTACGTCCGCCTCTCAGCATCAGAGATCa GGAATATTACCTAACAATGGTGAAATGGGTTAACGACCAAAGAATCTGCGCAATTTGGACACTGCGCTCGCAAAATGTTTCGCTGATTTCATTTTGCGACGCTGGCCCTTGGCATTGTCAAACG GTATCCACCATCGAGAGCGGATTGAAAGGTTGGCTCGATGTTGGCGCTGATATGTTGTTCCACCCCGATGGAAATTCGTTCCTTCATTTGGCGCCAGTTCAAATTGATCACACGGAAGAATACTTTACGAACATCGTCATGGTTGACGCAGTCAAAAGACATTCGTGGCCGGTCACACAGTACAAATCGGAAATTCATCGCCTGCTCGGATGGGACACCAACAATGGGCGTAACCTTGT GTATTACGCCGCATCAGCAGAAAGAGGCAAGTCAAAAAGACAGATGTACAAAGTTGAAATCAACGGTCAAAAAGCTGATCACAACACGGTTGAATGTTTGACTTGCTCCATACTTGCTCGTCATTTGGAGGAGCCTCCCACATTATCTAGCCCTTCGCCTTCGCCCGGTtctcgatcagcttcgtccaagtCCCAATTGAAGCTTTcgatttattcaaatttcacGAGCTCACATCCTCACCAATATCACGCCAACTCTTCTTGTCATTATTCCAACGCCATACTAAGTCCAAGTCTCGAGTATTACGTGCACGAATGCTTGGGCCCCTCTATTCCATATGTGGAGGTTCGCTCCCTTCCGGCCAACAAATTAGTCAAGTTGCTTCAAACTAACCAGCAGTTGCACGAAGATTCTCTTGATAAAGCCTTCCCTCGTAAAATTCAACTTAAAGTGCCATTGCTGGTTGATAATACTCCGTGGAAGAGGAGCAAGCCGGATTACGTGGCAGTTGAACTTTACCTACCACCCGGTTTGAAAGAGGAAGAGTCGACAGTCTATCCTTTACTTGTCTGGAC ATCGGACGAGCCTTCGACTGTAAGCATCACTGAGGAATGGAAAATAGACTGG GCAACTTATATGGCCAGCAGTAGAGACGTGATTGTAGCGAAAATCGATCTACACGGATCACAAGGAAGTGGCCTTTTACTCCGCAATTCCATTTACAGGCAACCTGGAGTTTTAGAATCGGTAGATTTAATCCAAACAACAAA GATATTACAGGAAACTTTCCCGTTCATCAGCCCGATTAAGACAGCCCTAATTGGTGCCCATTACGGTGGTTTCCTTTCCATTTACACGTTGGCAAACGATCCAGGTGCAGTCTTCGGTTGTGCAGTTGCGATATCACCAGTTTCTTCATGGAAGACACTTG CTGCTCCTTACGCTGAACGTTACCTCGGCCTTTTGAGTGAACGTGACGGACAGCGGCATTATTTTGAAGCTGATTTGACTACGTGCACGAAGAATTTgcatacaaaaaaattgtttatctTACACGGAACTCTTGAAGAAAAGTTTCACGCGACTCATTCGATGCTGATCGCAAAAAATCTCAtcgaaaaaagattttcatttcaacAGCAG tTGTACCCAGACGCCAATTATCAGTCGATGTTGCGCAACGCCCAAATGTACGAGAGCATTGACAAATTCCTGAACGGCTGCTACGATGGAAGAGAAATGCCTGAGCTAGACAATACACTCCACAAAGGAGAATAA